A region from the Pseudomonas sp. KU26590 genome encodes:
- the astE gene encoding succinylglutamate desuccinylase: MLALGKLLELTLAGREPAEKTQLTVDGVRMRWLAEGALEVRPPEARDNGTDLLLSAGIHGNETAPIELLDALIHAIARGELKPRARILFLFGNPEAMRSGGRYVEQDVNRLFNGRHEHSGGSEALRACELERLAASFFNIPGRYRLHYDLHTAIRGSKIEQFALYPWKEGRAHSRRELARLRTAGMEAVLLQNKSSIVFSAYTYDKLDAEAFTLELGKARPFGQNQQVNLDKLQACLEHLIAGIEADEPADLNGLQLFSVAREIIKHSDAFQLHLPADIENFTELEKGYVLAEDLADSRWVIEEEGARIIFPNPNVKNGLRAGILIVPATDETLA; encoded by the coding sequence ATGCTCGCCCTCGGCAAACTGCTTGAACTGACCCTCGCGGGTCGCGAACCCGCGGAAAAGACTCAGCTGACCGTCGACGGCGTTCGCATGCGCTGGCTGGCCGAGGGGGCGCTGGAAGTCCGGCCTCCCGAGGCGCGAGACAATGGCACCGACCTGCTGCTGTCCGCCGGCATCCACGGCAATGAAACCGCGCCCATCGAGCTGCTCGACGCGCTGATTCACGCCATCGCCCGGGGCGAACTCAAGCCTCGCGCGCGTATTCTGTTCCTGTTCGGCAACCCCGAAGCGATGCGTAGCGGCGGGCGTTACGTCGAGCAGGACGTCAATCGGTTGTTCAACGGCCGTCACGAGCACAGCGGCGGCAGCGAAGCCTTGCGCGCCTGCGAACTCGAGCGTCTGGCCGCCAGCTTTTTCAACATTCCGGGCCGCTACCGACTGCACTACGACCTGCACACGGCGATTCGCGGCTCGAAGATCGAGCAGTTCGCGCTGTACCCGTGGAAGGAAGGTCGCGCCCATTCCCGCCGCGAACTCGCCCGGCTGCGTACTGCCGGCATGGAAGCGGTGCTGCTGCAGAACAAGTCCTCGATCGTGTTCAGCGCCTACACCTACGACAAGCTCGACGCTGAAGCCTTCACCCTGGAATTGGGCAAGGCGCGCCCGTTCGGGCAGAACCAGCAGGTCAATCTCGACAAGCTTCAAGCCTGCCTCGAACATTTGATTGCCGGGATCGAAGCCGACGAGCCTGCGGACCTGAACGGGTTGCAATTGTTCAGCGTGGCCCGGGAGATCATCAAGCACAGCGACGCCTTCCAGCTGCACTTGCCGGCGGACATCGAGAACTTCACGGAACTGGAAAAAGGTTACGTGCTGGCCGAAGACCTGGCCGATTCACGCTGGGTGATAGAAGAAGAGGGCGCCCGGATCATCTTCCCCAACCCGAACGTCAAAAACGGGCTGCGGGCGGGGATTCTGATCGTGCCGGCGACGGACGAGACGCTGGCCTGA
- a CDS encoding topoisomerase II, giving the protein MTDALRLILEDTDGTQLETSCTRLAVIWQGKEVWIQQDGRGQLLIGVDVEEGDAEYANLLLRPLATNLVSLQLEMEPADMSGDDEEGHVHGPDCTHD; this is encoded by the coding sequence ATGACCGACGCGCTGCGTTTGATCCTTGAAGACACCGACGGCACTCAGCTGGAAACGTCCTGCACCCGTCTTGCCGTTATCTGGCAGGGCAAAGAGGTCTGGATTCAACAGGATGGCCGTGGCCAGTTGCTGATCGGCGTTGACGTCGAAGAAGGCGATGCCGAATACGCCAACCTGCTGCTGCGTCCATTGGCGACTAACCTGGTCAGCCTGCAACTGGAAATGGAACCGGCTGACATGAGCGGCGACGATGAAGAAGGCCACGTGCACGGCCCAGACTGCACCCACGACTAA
- the astB gene encoding N-succinylarginine dihydrolase: MKSCEVNFDGLVGPTHNYGGLSYGNVASQNNCQQSSNPREAALQGLAKMKALMEMGFTQGVLAPQERPDVAGLRKLGFSGSDAQVIERAAKESMPLLAASCSASSMWVANAATVSPSADTADGRVHFTAANLNCKYHRSIEHPTTSRVLGAMFADQQHFAHHAALPAVAQFGDEGAANHTRFCRSYGEPGVEFFVYGRAAFDSRFPAPQKYPARQTLEASQAVARLHGLSAEGVVFAQQNPAVIDQGVFHNDVISVGNGEVLFYHEDAFLNTEPMLAELHDKLGQRGGRFQAVCVPRSEVAVEDAVRSYLFNSQLLSRADGSMLLIVPEECRSNERVWNYLQHLLADDSPIREVKVFDLKQSMQNGGGPACLRLRVALNETELAAVNPGVIMTAPLYDTLTQWVDKHYRDRMSDSDLADPQLLIECRTALDELTQHLKLGAVYPFQIN; this comes from the coding sequence ATGAAATCCTGTGAAGTCAACTTTGACGGTCTAGTGGGCCCGACCCACAACTACGGTGGGCTGTCCTACGGCAACGTCGCGTCCCAGAACAACTGCCAGCAATCCTCCAATCCGCGCGAGGCCGCTTTGCAGGGGCTGGCCAAGATGAAAGCGCTGATGGAAATGGGTTTCACCCAAGGCGTATTGGCCCCGCAGGAGCGTCCCGACGTGGCCGGTCTGCGCAAGCTCGGCTTCAGCGGCAGCGACGCGCAGGTGATCGAGCGCGCCGCCAAAGAGTCGATGCCGCTGCTGGCCGCCAGCTGCTCGGCGTCGAGCATGTGGGTGGCCAACGCCGCCACGGTCAGCCCGAGCGCCGACACCGCCGACGGTCGCGTGCATTTCACCGCCGCCAACCTCAACTGCAAGTACCACCGCAGCATCGAGCACCCGACCACCAGCCGCGTGCTCGGCGCGATGTTCGCCGATCAGCAGCATTTCGCCCACCACGCGGCGTTGCCTGCCGTCGCCCAGTTCGGCGACGAAGGCGCGGCCAACCACACGCGTTTCTGCCGCAGCTACGGTGAGCCCGGCGTCGAGTTTTTCGTTTACGGACGCGCCGCGTTCGACAGCCGTTTTCCCGCGCCGCAGAAATACCCGGCGCGCCAGACCCTCGAAGCCTCCCAGGCCGTTGCGCGTCTGCACGGGCTGAGCGCCGAAGGCGTGGTCTTCGCCCAGCAGAACCCGGCCGTGATCGATCAAGGCGTGTTCCACAACGACGTGATCTCGGTCGGCAATGGTGAAGTCCTGTTCTATCACGAGGACGCGTTCCTCAACACCGAGCCCATGCTCGCCGAGCTGCACGATAAACTCGGTCAACGCGGCGGTCGCTTCCAGGCCGTTTGCGTGCCGCGCAGTGAAGTGGCCGTGGAGGACGCGGTGCGTTCGTACCTGTTCAACAGTCAGTTGCTGTCCCGCGCCGACGGTTCGATGCTGCTGATCGTGCCGGAGGAGTGCCGCAGCAACGAACGCGTCTGGAATTACCTGCAGCACCTGCTGGCGGACGACAGCCCGATCCGCGAGGTCAAGGTGTTCGACCTCAAGCAGAGCATGCAGAACGGCGGCGGGCCGGCGTGCCTGCGTCTGCGCGTGGCGCTGAATGAAACCGAACTGGCGGCGGTCAATCCAGGCGTTATCATGACCGCGCCGCTGTACGACACGCTGACGCAGTGGGTCGACAAGCACTATCGCGATCGCATGAGCGACAGCGATCTGGCCGATCCACAACTGCTGATTGAATGCCGTACGGCGCTGGACGAGCTGACGCAGCACCTGAAACTGGGCGCGGTCTATCCTTTCCAGATCAACTGA
- the astD gene encoding succinylglutamate-semialdehyde dehydrogenase: MMNTLYIAGAWQDGQGDAFDSLNPVTQQVTWSGQSATAEQVDAAVKSARQAFPAWATRSLDERIAVLEAFAAALKNRADEIARCIGEETGKPLWESATEVTSMANKVAISIQSYRERTGEKSGPLGDATAVLRHKPHGVVAVFGPYNFPGHLPNGHIVPALLAGNTVVFKPSELTPKVAELTVQCWIEAGLPAGVLNLLQGARDTGIALAGHSGIDGLFFTGSSRTGNSLHQQFAGRPDKILALEMGGNNPLVVDQVADVDAAVYTVIQSAFISAGQRCTCARRLLVPQGAWGDAFLARLVEVTSTIQVGAFDQQPAPFMGSVISLAAARALLDAQELMLANGAVALLEMTQPAAQSALLTPGIIDVSDVADRADEELFGPLLQVIRYADFDAAIEEANATQYGLAAGLLSDSQARYQQFWLQSRAGIVNWNKQLTGAASTAPFGGVGASGNHRASAYYAADYCAYPVASLETETLALPASLTPGITLN, translated from the coding sequence TTGATGAACACTTTGTACATTGCCGGTGCCTGGCAGGACGGGCAGGGCGACGCATTTGATTCCCTGAACCCGGTGACCCAGCAGGTGACCTGGTCGGGCCAAAGCGCGACGGCTGAACAGGTCGACGCGGCGGTCAAATCGGCTCGTCAGGCGTTTCCGGCCTGGGCGACGCGCAGTCTGGACGAGCGCATTGCCGTGCTCGAAGCCTTCGCCGCTGCGCTAAAGAACCGCGCCGATGAAATCGCCCGTTGCATCGGTGAGGAAACCGGCAAGCCGCTGTGGGAATCGGCGACTGAAGTGACCAGCATGGCCAACAAGGTGGCGATCTCCATTCAGAGCTACCGCGAGCGGACCGGCGAGAAGAGCGGCCCGCTGGGCGACGCCACCGCCGTGCTGCGGCACAAGCCACACGGCGTGGTGGCGGTGTTCGGTCCTTACAATTTTCCGGGTCACTTGCCTAATGGGCACATCGTCCCGGCGCTCCTGGCGGGCAACACCGTGGTGTTCAAGCCGAGCGAACTGACCCCCAAAGTCGCCGAGCTGACCGTGCAATGCTGGATCGAAGCCGGTCTGCCTGCGGGCGTGCTCAATCTGCTGCAAGGCGCGCGGGACACCGGTATCGCACTGGCCGGTCATTCCGGCATCGACGGGTTGTTCTTCACCGGCTCAAGCCGCACCGGCAATTCCCTGCATCAACAGTTCGCCGGCCGCCCGGACAAGATTCTTGCCCTGGAAATGGGCGGCAACAACCCGCTGGTGGTCGATCAGGTCGCCGATGTCGATGCCGCGGTGTACACCGTGATTCAGTCAGCCTTTATTTCTGCCGGCCAACGCTGCACCTGTGCCCGCCGTCTGCTGGTGCCCCAAGGTGCCTGGGGCGATGCATTTCTGGCGCGTCTGGTGGAAGTGACTTCGACCATTCAGGTGGGCGCTTTCGATCAACAGCCGGCGCCGTTCATGGGCTCGGTGATTTCCCTTGCTGCTGCCCGTGCGCTGCTCGATGCCCAGGAACTGATGCTGGCCAACGGCGCGGTTGCCTTGCTCGAAATGACTCAGCCTGCCGCGCAATCGGCGCTGCTGACGCCGGGCATCATCGACGTCAGCGACGTGGCGGATCGTGCCGATGAGGAATTGTTCGGGCCGCTGTTGCAGGTGATTCGCTACGCCGATTTCGACGCAGCCATCGAAGAGGCCAACGCCACGCAATATGGCTTGGCGGCAGGGCTATTGTCGGATTCCCAGGCGCGCTACCAGCAGTTCTGGCTGCAGAGCCGCGCGGGTATCGTCAACTGGAACAAGCAGCTGACCGGCGCGGCAAGCACCGCACCATTCGGCGGTGTCGGCGCCTCGGGTAACCATCGTGCCAGCGCCTATTACGCGGCGGATTATTGCGCGTACCCGGTGGCATCGCTGGAGACGGAAACCCTGGCGCTGCCTGCCAGCCTGACGCCCGGCATCACCCTGAACTGA